A DNA window from Meiothermus cerbereus DSM 11376 contains the following coding sequences:
- a CDS encoding aminopeptidase, whose product MEAFEHYLDQMAKVAVQVGLGLQEGQELVITAPIEAVPLVRKITEYAYKAGSPLVSVLYDDDAAHLLRFQHAPEASFDTAPKWLYDGMAEAFQAGAARLHIAGNDPSLLKGQNPERVARANHARSLAYRRVLELIASHHINWSIVAYPHPAWARAVFPDSDEQEAVKKLWEAIFKASRLDSPDPVASWKAHNQYLAERVAYLNHKRYHALHFKGPGTDLLVGLADDHLWAGGATRAKNGVVCNPNIPTEEVFTTPHKDRIEGYVRSTKPLSYLGSLLEDIEMRFEKGRVVEARAKSGADVLNRVLQTDEGARSLGEVALVPHSSPIAQSGLLFYNTLFDENAASHVALGQAYSECIRGGSQLSPEELAAKGANRSLIHIDWMIGSGEIDVDGITASGQAEPLMRKGEWV is encoded by the coding sequence ATGGAAGCGTTTGAACACTACCTCGATCAGATGGCAAAAGTAGCCGTACAGGTGGGGCTGGGGCTCCAGGAGGGCCAGGAGCTGGTCATCACTGCTCCGATAGAGGCCGTGCCGCTGGTGCGAAAAATTACCGAATACGCCTATAAAGCCGGTAGCCCCCTGGTCAGCGTGCTCTACGACGACGACGCAGCCCACCTGCTGCGCTTTCAACACGCTCCCGAGGCCTCCTTCGACACCGCACCCAAGTGGCTCTACGACGGCATGGCCGAGGCTTTCCAGGCTGGAGCGGCCCGCCTGCACATCGCTGGCAACGACCCCAGCCTGCTTAAGGGTCAGAACCCAGAGCGGGTGGCCCGGGCCAACCACGCCCGCTCGCTGGCCTACCGGCGGGTATTGGAGCTCATCGCCAGCCACCACATCAACTGGAGCATTGTGGCCTACCCCCATCCGGCCTGGGCCAGGGCGGTTTTTCCAGATAGCGACGAGCAGGAAGCGGTAAAAAAGCTGTGGGAGGCCATTTTCAAAGCCTCGAGGCTCGATTCACCCGATCCCGTAGCCTCCTGGAAAGCCCACAACCAGTACCTCGCCGAGCGCGTGGCCTACCTGAATCACAAGCGCTACCACGCCCTGCACTTCAAAGGTCCCGGCACCGATCTGCTGGTGGGCCTGGCCGATGATCACCTCTGGGCCGGTGGTGCGACCCGGGCCAAGAATGGCGTGGTCTGCAACCCCAACATCCCCACCGAGGAGGTCTTCACCACGCCCCATAAAGACCGCATTGAGGGCTATGTGCGTAGCACCAAGCCCCTCTCCTATTTGGGCAGCCTCTTAGAGGACATCGAGATGCGCTTCGAAAAAGGCCGCGTAGTCGAGGCCAGAGCCAAAAGCGGGGCCGATGTGCTGAACCGGGTACTGCAAACCGATGAAGGCGCGCGTAGCCTGGGCGAGGTGGCCCTGGTGCCGCACTCCTCCCCCATCGCGCAAAGCGGCCTTCTGTTTTACAACACCCTCTTCGACGAGAATGCCGCCAGTCACGTCGCGCTGGGGCAGGCCTACAGCGAGTGCATTCGGGGTGGGAGCCAGCTAAGCCCCGAAGAACTCGCGGCCAAAGGTGCCAACCGCAGCCTCATCCACATCGACTGGATGATTGGCTCTGGAGAAATAGACGTAGACGGCATTACCGCCTCCGGGCAGGCCGAGCCCCTGATGCGTAAGGGCGAGTGGGTTTAG
- a CDS encoding regulatory protein RecX produces the protein MKNETPDQLFLYAVRLLGARAYPEAALRQKLARRAEPDVVAAVLQRVKQLGYLDDFQYAEGYTRLYAGKWGAAKLRRALLEKGVSREIVEQVLAQQAAEHDPIEEAVALLGRYANRHRGEKPRAIRFLANRGYAFSHALAAWERYLEQTRS, from the coding sequence ATGAAGAACGAGACCCCCGACCAGCTATTTTTGTATGCGGTGCGCTTGCTAGGGGCGAGGGCTTACCCAGAGGCGGCCTTACGCCAAAAACTGGCCCGCAGGGCAGAGCCGGACGTGGTGGCGGCAGTGTTGCAGCGGGTCAAGCAGCTGGGCTATCTCGATGACTTTCAGTACGCTGAAGGTTATACCAGGCTGTATGCGGGGAAATGGGGTGCGGCCAAGCTACGCCGGGCCCTTTTGGAGAAGGGCGTTTCGCGCGAGATAGTAGAACAGGTGCTGGCACAGCAGGCTGCTGAACACGACCCGATAGAGGAAGCCGTGGCCCTGCTGGGGCGCTATGCCAACCGCCACAGGGGCGAAAAACCCCGGGCCATTCGGTTTCTGGCAAACCGGGGCTACGCCTTTTCGCACGCATTGGCAGCCTGGGAGCGCTACCTCGAGCAAACCCGGTCGTGA
- a CDS encoding metallophosphoesterase, which translates to MRVFAIADIHLSKAFPKPMNIFGPEWDGHPEAVFEEWRKVVSDDDLVVVAGDISWAMKLPEALLDLADLAQLPGTKVLLRGNHDYWWPSISRLRQVLPPRMHALQHDSLIIGNLAIAGSRGWDTPGSYNFTPEDEKIYKREVERLALSLKTLQGHDYEHLVLAMHYPPYGPTGGSTGFTELIERHRPTCVVYGHLHGADPDRLPKDWKGIPLYFVSADVVHFRPQLILETPHQIHTYQPSQQTHT; encoded by the coding sequence ATGCGCGTCTTTGCCATTGCCGACATCCATCTGTCTAAAGCCTTCCCCAAGCCCATGAACATCTTCGGGCCCGAATGGGACGGGCATCCCGAGGCTGTTTTTGAAGAGTGGCGCAAGGTTGTGAGCGATGACGACCTGGTTGTTGTAGCGGGGGATATCTCCTGGGCCATGAAGCTGCCCGAAGCCCTGCTCGACCTGGCCGACCTGGCCCAGCTTCCCGGCACCAAGGTACTGTTGCGTGGCAATCACGACTACTGGTGGCCCTCGATTAGTCGTTTGCGCCAGGTACTGCCGCCCCGAATGCACGCCTTACAACACGACTCGCTGATTATCGGAAACCTGGCCATTGCCGGTAGCCGCGGCTGGGATACCCCGGGCAGCTACAACTTCACACCAGAGGACGAAAAAATCTACAAGCGCGAAGTGGAGCGGCTGGCGCTCTCGCTCAAAACCCTCCAGGGCCATGACTACGAACATCTGGTGCTGGCCATGCACTATCCGCCCTATGGCCCCACCGGCGGTTCCACCGGTTTCACCGAGCTAATCGAGCGGCACCGTCCCACCTGTGTGGTCTACGGGCACCTGCACGGCGCCGACCCGGACAGGCTACCCAAAGACTGGAAAGGCATACCCCTATATTTTGTTTCTGCCGATGTGGTGCATTTCAGACCCCAGCTTATCCTCGAGACCCCCCACCAGATTCACACCTACCAGCCCTCACAGCAGACCCACACCTAA